One Glycine max cultivar Williams 82 chromosome 8, Glycine_max_v4.0, whole genome shotgun sequence genomic window, aacAACCCATAACTGGAACCATGTGCTTAATGTTATAATGTACATcgtaaatcaaataaatatacatTCTGGGGTTCAAAAGCTGCCTCTGTTGAAAAAAGCATCGATCACCTTCGGTAAATTAAATACTAGTATAGAAGTAGTACAGTACTAGTTATGGTGCATCATGTGacaataattgattttaaattatttctgcAGAATATGGAGTATAGTTAAGTTTGTTAATATTCGAGTTCAACTCCTCTCAGATCTCAACCAAAACCTCACATGAAACGCATAAACAAATTTGTTCAATACGTTTTTGGCCTGCTTAATTGAATCTGTCCGCCATGTGGAAAAAATTTCTTAATGATAgtaatattttagtaattaaaaatgtGCATGCTGTGATTTCAAGATGTCCATTTTTTTggagatataaatataaatatatatatatatatataatagctGTGACAGATAGATTTAAACCTAAACCAActgcaaattatatatatatatatatatatatatatatatatatatatatatatatatatataatacatcatCAATGGCTCTAAACAatgtggaagttttatgtacaTTACTTTTGAATTGATTATTTGATTCGTTTATATCTAATTATTATTCTGTTTTATAGAGTGTTGAAATGATTAGAGAGagttatttgttgttttttcgTGAGTTCTAAATTCCGTTTCGGTGATATGATTTGTCAGGAAtaaacaaattcaatttaagtgattttatttaattttttatattagatttAGATAATTAAAGACAACGGGTCAATtgtaagtataaataaattatgcataTAGTGGATGATTTTCTGTCGTTAGTATTTTTTACTTGGTTATATACGTATGTTtatgttatgtgtatatatacaGTATATCATAACGTCCAGTGCTCAGGTTTTCTCATCCCATTAAATACCCCTTAATACTCTATGGAAAAATATGTTGAAAGCTGTTGATGTTTCATTAAAATAACAGGCCAGGGTAGTTGAACATAGTATTGTTTGATGAAgtaacttaattatatattttaaattacgaTAAATTGTAAACAAACTTCAAATGTTTAATACATGGAAAAAATTAATCACACGTTGAAattgatgtatatataataatttgagtTTACAGTAAGAGGTCAAAAGCTTTTAATTGTAGCTCACTCAAACAACCCTAGATGATTGCCAATACAAAGAGTAGAATATCTGACACCAACAAGGAGcaccaagaaaataaataaataaaaagaccagaaaatgattattataaaaaaccaAAAGGAACTGCAACTGCCTAAGATtccactaataaataaatatttgaaatggGTGGTCCAACATCTACGAAGTAGATCACCGTCATATTGCATTACCACTTGGTAAATAAATGGCAAcatatagtaaataaatataaaaaaaaaactgcgcGTGCACATGAACAGGAGCAGTGAACATCGTCGTACTGTGTGACCTTTTCCAccttcttttatttctattgactttatttattttgcagTGCACACCAAAAAGCAAAAagcaaaaatcaaaagaccaaaaaaccccactactcaatttttttgatttatttaatcgTATTCCATTATTACAATGGGCtattttttctctataaattcGATCCCTGAATCCCTTCAAAACCTCTTCCCCTTCTCATCTTATCCTCCTCCTAAAAATTGGTCAAAATCTATCCTATCTCTTTGCATATTCTTTcttatcatcatcttcttctctcTTGCCTCCAGAATTGAAAAGTTCTTCCTCTGCCCATAGTCTTTGACACCCTTTTCCAAtctctagtttttttattttcttccctcTATAATTATCTCCTTCACAAACCTTCTATCCCTCATAACATCAATTACCACAAACCCAAGCCTTGTACCTCTCAAAGTTTGATTCTTTTCTCTTGCCCAAAGCGATTTGGATTGCTATAATTTTTGTTCGTACTACATGTTATGCAGTCATGAATGATTGAGAGACAACACAAATGTCTTCCCCAGTGATCAGCGAGATCCTCCTCTCTGGCTTCACCATAAACTCTTCCCTAAGACGCAGGACACACTTGGTGCAATCTTTCTCAGTTGTTTTCCTCCACTGGTTCTACGTTTTCTCATGAACTAAATTAACTGACCTCGTACATAGGAGTATAAACATAGTACTCGTGTTCTTTTTTCAATACTACATCACATTCAAATCATTAAATCTAGCTAGCAAATTagagttattatttattatcattgcACAAATTAAATAGCATACTAGTACATGGCTTCTCCTGGTGGAAGTGGGACCTATTCATCTGGTTCAAGTTCTCTTCAAAACTCTGGTTCTGAGGGAGACAGAGACATCATGgaacagaggaagaggaagagaatgCTATCCAATAGGGAATCGGCACGTAGATCGAGGATGAGGAAACAGCAGCACCTGGAAGGTCTCAGTGCCCAATTGGATCAGCTAAAAAAGGAGAACACCCAAATGAACACAAACATAGGCATCAGCACGCAGCTGTACCTCAACGTGGAAGCTGAGAACGCGATTCTGAGGGCTCAAATGGAAGAACTGAGCAAGAGATTGAACTCTCTGAACGAAATGATAAGTTTGATTaactccaccaccaccaccaacaactGCTTGATGTTCGATGAGGCACAGGAGACTACGACTCAGTTGTTCAATGATTGTGGCTTCATGGATGCTTGGAATTACGGAATACCACTCAATCAACAAATCATGGCTTACGCTGACAATGACATGTTGATGATGTATTGATtggtgaaattaattttgagttggAGTTTTTGTGAATCCTGGTGCTAATCCTTTGTAACACAACTACAACACGTGTTTGTTGTctcttgttttaatttgtttttttgtttttgtttttcttgtaatAAGTAATGTCTATTGTTTTCAGTTTATGTTATGTTTAGGGTTGTCTTTGTGTATTTTAAGAGGGGTTATTTTTTCTTCtcgaaaatgtaaaaaatcgAGCTTTTATTTTCCATGTAGTAGTATATGTGATTTTCGTGAATTTCCACTCATATCAATTAAATCTCCAGCTTATGCATAGTATAATATTCCATATTTGttatgatatttaaaaataaaaaatatttctagacATTATTCATTCCTAGAAAGTAGTTTATATTGTATTTTCCTTTTCAAGACGACGGTTGAAAAAACCATATTTCTCATGGGAACctggaaaataatttttcaactcAATTATAACTtctactctattttttatttttatttttaaaaatattttagaaatattaaaatttaaccaaacatttttaaatatatccaAAAATAACATTCTTACTTATAATATTcttgaaaatatgatttttgagattaaaatataatatcttgatacaaacactttattattattattattattattattattatttaataagataGAGTCACATTTGATTCGTTGCTGTTTCGAAATAAGCAAAATATAAACAAGAATCACTCTTCATCTGACTAATCACGTTTTCATGTGACAGTATGTTCGTCTTTAAGCTTGagataataaaaacaattaaaaaaatgttgttgacAAGGTATATAAAATTtcctcaaagaaaaaaaaagcatatatattagtaagaagtttataataaaaaagcGTGTATATTATTGTCAATTTGTCACAATGAACAGACAAATGACGTATGTCATATAAACAAAACTTTAAAACCAATCACAATCAGTTAATGTGcaacttctttttattaattgtaaaGGGGGAAATAATAAAGTCGGTGGATGCTTAGATCTTTTAATTTAGGAAAAGAGACAATTGTTTCATTTcatatgatatttttcttattctttcatttcatttcatataTGATACTATAATGATACATTTGTAACTTGTAAgcacaaaaaataatgatacaTTTGTACCGTTTCCTAAAATCCAAGTGTTAATTTGTGCATGTGAATATAATATTTGCATTATTGCTGATGCATGCTTTCAATGCTGAAGAGAATAATCGGGGAAagatatataataatcaaagtgaGAGTTAAACAACAGTTAGTAGTTCATCATCCtctaaagaaatgaaaatgtgAAAGCAATGAACTGGAATCTATTAGATATTCCTTTATGAGAACAGAAATCTATCATGCATGTATTAGAAAAAGGGCCTAATCACATGGCCACTCGCGAGCTCATCCTGAATCCAGACAATTCGAAATCACCAAACTATAGCCTGATTGTTTgtgtttgactttttttttaaattactttttgttcCAAATTCAAATGTTTAAGAGATTGTtaagagttttttatatttgagatatTATCTTCTTAGATATTTGATCGGATgtcataattttataagataTCTCGGTGATTTTAATTCTCAAGCGAGACTTTATGTTTACTGAAACATGTTtcattagttatatatatatatatatatatatatatatatatatatatatatatatatatatatatatatatatattaaataataaaattggaaaaaatccaaaataacagctttagagtttttcttaaactatataaaaaaagttataaaaatatcattaaaagttttctttttctttttcgaaaCTTTACGTGATTACTGGTTAGTTTGAGTCATGATTTGTTTTGTGGGGGAGaagtcataattaattttaatcggTCTTAAGAGAAgttccattaaaaaaatgagaattctACAATGAAGTCTAACCATTTGGGCAAATCATCCATTATTATaccattttctaaaatatagaAGTTTAGCTGTGCATTAGAATATAATATTCGTATTATTGGTGAATGCATGCCTTCA contains:
- the BZIP110 gene encoding bZIP transcription factor bZIP110 — translated: MASPGGSGTYSSGSSSLQNSGSEGDRDIMEQRKRKRMLSNRESARRSRMRKQQHLEGLSAQLDQLKKENTQMNTNIGISTQLYLNVEAENAILRAQMEELSKRLNSLNEMISLINSTTTTNNCLMFDEAQETTTQLFNDCGFMDAWNYGIPLNQQIMAYADNDMLMMY